In Rhodococcus rhodochrous, a single genomic region encodes these proteins:
- the crtI gene encoding phytoene desaturase family protein, whose protein sequence is MRTVPGADRVVVVGAGLAGLSAALHLRGAGRDVTVLERADDVGGRVGSYHGPGYEIDNGATVLTMPELIDDALAAVGADRDSVRPALRTRQLSPAYHARFADGTSLDVHSDPEAMVAEISRVCGPEEARRYLRLRAWLADIFDAEFDRFMDANFDSPLDLVSSPAALRDLARLLRLGGFGRLGAQVNRRITDPRLRRVFTFQALYAGVAPARALAVYGAIAHMDTSLGVYAVDGGMRSVARAMAAAFVDAGGRLELGREVTSLDLSGGRVDGVRTRDGERFPCDAAVLTPDTPVVDGLLPHRRRRRTLAAPSAVVLHGSIPTGVTHGWAAQHHHVIDFGGEWDRTFAEITRSRGRGRPMSDPSLLITRPALSDPGLRFTREGAEHEPLSVLAPCPNLDSAPLAWAELAVPYRNELLDVLDRRGYGGIMDGFRVDHIDTPATWHARGMQAGSPFSSAHVFRQTGPFRRRNLDPAVPGVVLAGSATVPGVGVPTVLLSGRLAAERLGVPRSR, encoded by the coding sequence GTGCGGACGGTTCCCGGCGCCGACCGGGTCGTCGTGGTCGGTGCCGGCCTCGCCGGTCTGTCCGCGGCGCTGCACCTGCGTGGCGCCGGTAGGGACGTGACGGTCCTCGAACGCGCCGACGACGTCGGGGGCCGGGTCGGCAGTTATCACGGCCCCGGTTACGAGATCGACAACGGTGCCACCGTGCTCACGATGCCCGAGCTGATCGACGACGCCCTCGCCGCGGTGGGCGCCGATCGGGACTCGGTCCGGCCGGCGCTACGCACCCGACAATTGTCCCCCGCCTATCACGCGCGGTTCGCCGACGGCACCTCGCTCGACGTGCACTCCGACCCCGAGGCCATGGTCGCCGAGATCTCGCGGGTGTGCGGTCCCGAGGAGGCACGCCGCTATCTGCGGCTGCGGGCGTGGCTCGCCGACATCTTCGACGCCGAGTTCGACCGCTTCATGGACGCGAACTTCGACTCGCCGCTCGACCTGGTCTCGTCTCCGGCGGCACTGCGCGACCTTGCGCGTCTGCTCCGGCTGGGCGGGTTCGGCAGGCTCGGCGCACAGGTGAACCGCAGGATCACCGACCCACGCCTGCGCCGCGTCTTCACCTTCCAGGCGCTGTACGCGGGGGTCGCTCCGGCACGGGCCCTCGCCGTCTACGGGGCCATCGCCCACATGGACACCTCGCTGGGCGTGTACGCGGTGGACGGCGGTATGCGATCGGTCGCCCGCGCGATGGCCGCGGCGTTCGTCGATGCCGGCGGACGGCTCGAACTCGGCCGGGAGGTGACCTCGCTCGATCTCTCCGGTGGCCGGGTCGACGGTGTCCGCACCCGCGACGGAGAACGCTTCCCGTGCGACGCGGCCGTCCTGACCCCCGACACCCCGGTGGTCGACGGGTTGCTGCCGCACCGTCGGCGCCGCCGCACACTGGCCGCGCCGTCGGCCGTGGTGCTGCACGGGTCGATCCCCACCGGGGTGACCCACGGCTGGGCGGCGCAACACCACCACGTGATCGACTTCGGCGGTGAATGGGACCGCACCTTCGCGGAGATCACCCGCAGCCGCGGACGTGGCCGGCCGATGTCGGATCCCTCGCTGCTCATCACACGACCGGCTCTGTCCGATCCCGGTCTGCGCTTCACCCGTGAGGGGGCCGAGCACGAACCGTTGTCGGTGCTGGCGCCGTGCCCGAACCTCGACAGCGCTCCGCTCGCCTGGGCCGAGCTCGCGGTGCCCTACCGCAACGAGCTGCTCGACGTCCTCGACCGCCGCGGATACGGCGGTATCATGGACGGTTTCCGCGTCGACCACATCGACACACCCGCAACCTGGCACGCTCGTGGCATGCAGGCGGGCAGCCCGTTCTCGAGCGCTCACGTCTTCCGGCAGACGGGACCGTTCCGGCGCCGTAACCTCGATCCGGCCGTTCCCGGCGTGGTGCTCGCCGGGTCGGCGACGGTGCCGGGCGTCGGCGTCCCCACCGTGCTGTTGTCCGGAAGGCTCGCCGCCGAACGGCTCGGTGTTCCGCGAAGCCGGTGA